The region tcctgcagccagcccccgccggctgctcattgttctaaaaaaaataccgtagTCTGTAGGCAgcgacagtgatgcacgcgtacaggagtgattgacagttcaggcactgtgtacaaaaaataagtttaagctcattagcgttagcattacagaaaggtctgatttacacactgttacaacagtcattgtttgtgggttgttttcttgttttgttttttacaatgacatgagttcataattttaatgttgttgtttcttgtgccagactaaagagtaatgacagacggttgatctttgaataaaaatgtgtttagttaaggtttgaaattcattatctttattataggctacgaaagtctaatatcataagctCCCCATCCCGTCACCCCTCCCGAATTTCAGCCAATCTAATCTGGTCACCctaatcagtgtgtgtgtgtgtgtgtgtgtgtgtattttgtagtGTTTCATATGTATCATCACATTCTTCAAGTAATCTCCAAGCCAGAAAGATGTAATCCGACAAAGGACGCAGCAAACCCGTGTAATTTACCTGGCTTCGGTCTTGGCTGAGTCTGAGGTACATCACCTTCTCCACTTtgacataaaacatgaaaacaaaacagagCAGTTCTGGCTCCTCCTATCCTGACAGGATTCTCCTCTCGTCAGTGCTCCTCTCGCACCGTTGCTATGCGACAGAGCACTAATCAGAAACACCTGGTGGCAGATTAAGGAAATCCTGTGAAGGGTGAGGATCTCATACACTTTGGAGGACCCTTCGTACACTTCGGAGACCTGGTCTTTGAAGTCCATGGCCTTCTCAGTGTGCacaaaaaaagtggaaaagcacCTGAGGTCTCATTAATAAAACACTctgtagatttcatcctaaaagtgtacATAGGTACAAAACAAGATTTTTCGTACCAAAAAAGGTTTCAGATTTATAAAATTCGTGTGCCAGAACCTGCACAaaaccccttttttttttcaaatcccaGTCATGGGAAAATTGTGCGTACGTACATCTCCATCTCGTCTCCTCCCCGAAATAACCATATAGGGACGAATGGAATTCACTGGAaaactgtgtgtttttttattacattttattttttatttttattatgtacaaAATGTGAGACGGCATATGGTGAGAGTCATTGCGGAAGCAATAAGACAGGTTTTCTTAACATTATGGCAGTCAAGCAGATTCAACCTCTCCTTCCATCCCTCCATTTTTAGGGTCCGGGTGATGAAGGTGTGGTttcatgaaaatgaaatgttttccttGTGCTAATAAACAGTGACTCAAAGAAGAAGCAAAAAGTAGTTTCTACATGCTTTCCTCatcaaaaacatctaaacatcATCAAATGTCTCCCCatatttcattatgtttttaaattcatcCAGTGTTTTCAGGTGAGCTGCAGGAAAGGTAATTGTTAGAAAACACACAGTGATGTTGAAGTCCTTCTGCTCATGGGGAAGAACAGGCTTGTGTCTCTGGCCCGTTATCCTCTACATAACTTTACCTGCTTCATCTTcttaaaaacagaagaaaagttGCAGTGGAATGAAAACAAGATTAACAGAACTTTAATTATGTTGTGTCATTATAATAGTACAAACCACAATTCTCAACTTCCTGTAACTTTTTGTTATTTACTATACTACATTTAATAAGATAACAAatgcagttaaaataaaaatacaaatgtactcCCGAAGTTAAAACATTACTAAATAGACCATGCATATTTTAACTTCTCGGTGAGCAGGAAGAGTTCGTGATCTGTGACGTCCCACGCTCATAATCTCCAGAGCAAAGACACTGGAAACAGCACTCACGATGGTCCTCCTTGTGCTCCACTGACAGACATCATTTCTCCTGCACTTCTAATACCACACTGGATAAAACATCACCTTAAATCAACCACAAATGTTTATCAATGTGAAAAGTGTAAACTGATCAAATCTTGCATATCTGAAGTAGTTACGCTCCAAGCTGTTGAGAGAATAGACTGGATTTTCCTCTTTTTTATCTACACCATAAACCGTTTGTTTCAGTCTCTACAAACATTTCTAGACCGCAACAAATACAAACTATTTAAACTCTGATCTGACAAAATGTCtgctttaaaatagaaaacattttataatttttaatattaattaaacctTTTCAGTGGCGAGTTTAAAATATTCCAGCGGTCCCCAGAGTGAGTTTTTTTAAGGCGACCGATATTTTAGAATGTTCCCCCTTACTGTTTCCATGGTTTTTTTTACtagtatttatgtatatttaaatgtcctaaacctaaaatatgcattatgtggTTAATACCACTGCATAGCTTTGATAATATGACAAGATCAGTGcacgtctctctctgtctcagctcCAGATAACGCGTGAGAACACAGTTTGGATTTGACAGTTGTGTGACGTCACCGAACGTTGTAAATCCCGTCTGTGGGACCAGACTCAGAGGGGCACGGAAATAAGAATCACATGTGTGGGACCGTACCGCTCAAAAGGTTAAAACAATTGTCTATACTTTAATTGAATCCaaactgtgtacatatttaaTCTTAAAAGGCAAGAATAACAACTAAGTTAGGTAAAAAGCCCAGAACTGCTTTTCTGATTGATATGACGCAAACAATGATAACCATTTGTACATTCTCTAACATGCATATTTTAGATTCACAATTCATTTAAAAGCCTCTGGTCTGTAAAAAAGGTAAATATCAATACATCCTCCTGTTTTTACACTGTATTGCGCTCTTGTGGCAGCATGTATATGTAAATTCATTCTCTGGAGCAGGAAGGGCTTAGAACGGGAGTTATAAAGGATCCCCGATAACggctctcacaaacactgctcaGGCGTTAcaggcaagatgaaatgaaaattaaatccaTAATTTTCTGTAGACAGTCGGAtgccttcagaaatacagtgatataaaaacacccgcgcCAGGTTTCGACTTCAGCATGTGGAgttctcatgtttattcaacgaagtcaaagccttttgggAAATCTGTTTGTGTTTTGATAATGTGGCGGTATTTGGTATGGGTGTCtgtctttaaagtgttttgttaGTTTGGCATTTTCCTCTTTTTGATGTTGCAGCGTCTCAGTGCTTTTATGTAAAAAAGCTCATCTGCACGCCTTTCGGAGAGATCAAGAACCCGGTTGGCCGGGTACTCGGTACCACAGGTACTTAAAAAAACCTGGTaccataacattttcattttttcagtaccaacttggtaccgaagtactgggtcttttgacaacactaatactGAAGGTATGGAGGACATAAAATGCTAGAATATTACCCATTCATTGAATTTAATCAAAGGTGTACTCATAACAAAATTGgttaatttacttaattaataGATATTAATGATATACCTTTCTTGATTTTATtaagtgtatatttaataaattaacattttactaAGGCTGCCCCCTAATAGTCGACAAGAAGAGGCTTGGTCGACCAATAATTTATTAGTCACTTATTCTATAGtcacagtaaaaaaattaaaatccataAGTGAAGTCACATGGTCCATGACTAACAGACTGTTAATGACTAGTCTATGGTAATACAATAACAATTCATTGGGCAGAACATCCAAATTCTCGCCTTTCATTCATCAAACTCAAATATGACTTGTCATCTGAAATATACGGTGGCCAAGAAGGGTCACAACATGTACAAACGCCACAACAactacattttcagaaaacaccTCCAAATTCAGAAAACACATACAAATGCCACAACAACTACATATTCAGAAAACAACTTCGTCGATTTCACATCACGTACGCTGCAAATATTCACAGCACGAGCAAATAGGGAAACGAACTGCAAACTGCGAAGACACAACGGAAATGTTTCCAGGGGGGGCCATAATCAGTGACGGACCCGCATCCATCCGGTTGTCTTCGCGCTTCTGAATGTGCGCTTTTGTTGCTTATGGCTACAAGACGTAAGTGTTTCTCTTTTATTATGACAGACTTGTCGATGTGATCTGATACCGTGTTTTCAACATATTATCCCCATAACGTATTAGTCCACTGCCAACGCTGTTAGCTGGAAACTAGCTCGCTAGCTCGCTTCTGGTCACTAAATAGATGCATTACTGGCGTTTGTACATTGTTGTCCTGATATCTgaactatttatttttcagattgaAATGTTCTGTCCGTTTTGTGCTGTGCAACTGGGGGAACGCTCCCAAGTTTTGCCCGTCGTGTGGTATGAACGTGGGGTTCCTTACGGAGCGTCCATCCACGTCATCAAGCGTAGGCCATGGGCCTACAGGTAACATCCCCTTGTTGTTCTCCTATTCCACTGTGCTGCATTGAATTGTCGTCCCGTGGTTTTAGCTGTCAGAAAGGCGACAATTTATCAACCAATCTCAAATCATAGCTATAATGAATCTGTGTGTGTTAGTGAATGAGACAAGTATCCAAGGAAGAGCAGCTCAATTCATGAGGTTCAGGGAAGTTAAAGAGGCTGAGAGGAGGACCTTTTCAAAGGCTAAAAAGAAACCAAACATTACGATCAAGGTAAGCAAATATGGAGGTTTAAGGTCACAATGTGAATATTACACAgtcttaaacatgtttttttcctcctccttttttcttatttatgtAGATATCGATTGGCATAATGACCAGAACAAAATATGGGTTAAAACCTATAAGGGGGAAA is a window of Carassius auratus strain Wakin chromosome 45, ASM336829v1, whole genome shotgun sequence DNA encoding:
- the LOC113063337 gene encoding uncharacterized protein LOC113063337 — protein: MCAFVAYGYKTLKCSVRFVLCNWGNAPKFCPSCGMNVGFLTERPSTSSSVGHGPTVNETSIQGRAAQFMRFREVKEAERRTFSKAKKKPNITIKISIGIMTRTKYGLKPIRGKTLPLNVEPLWSSKQILPAAIKKQRDFNQDTMYDGEYVLVYPDDSQVQNIPGTDRPFVLEHYKEAIGKAYQRIVLYICPLQDLSKYRSTCM